A window of the Sandaracinaceae bacterium genome harbors these coding sequences:
- a CDS encoding M14 family zinc carboxypeptidase — protein MHPHAHHSPAALFLFSILTVLIGCEQPASREEREPEDLDDTVAASREFRVTPRADLRALGTLEIVYEGPYSVGPGGERIRIYTTERHAEMMREFGLEPLDSVGSGTRASVGATTAGLRSSCFVETSCSLVTDDTFKSYAMIAEELDQIAAEHSAIETYGIGRTYLNGSPNTIRAIQFGPYEPIEKPPTIYVIATQHAREWMAMATALQLSRYLLDVVATGYVNGQDFTGLRDDLNMASLVIVPVANPDGYDHTRNGFRSWRGNRDTVDCDHGVDLNRNHTALHGELADTPVRCAADTTHPGWSAGSEWETQAIESLIAGTLSGHSQEPIAVLDYHAYGNLLIHPAGYKPGTDSIGPRCGLTMADFNCISADHALTRQFFGDTHSNVHVDTVSPGGPFPYFRDSARNILYTASGTLDEHAAHGLSPTLAAAVELPSGCTNFYIECDPNADEIIKEAATDQLRAIARMVSAASSLESTSPSIAYGPQTVGTFASGLWTREFAPASGFDELTARATFTKAVWEHSDTGSLMSSIGGVNRSYESARVGVQYHMYSLTAAAGEFDPLCVPCEIESFNNGMEGIDRGLDCDGCIDLCEPGRMVASNWEMKEGSRGGASDCWWQPIADDGFLLHPGGGAPFGSSTTHCHFTFSVLWGNNGSCDLEVQRQTATNGWETVYSVGYSKPYPSASSTPDDRFSSFVLEANNLLSSGQVPAFRFRSHHAGSGTQVFDPIIFCRGGGLP, from the coding sequence ATGCACCCTCACGCTCACCATTCCCCTGCCGCCCTCTTCCTGTTCTCCATTCTGACCGTCCTGATCGGCTGTGAACAGCCGGCATCGAGGGAGGAGCGCGAGCCGGAGGATCTCGACGACACAGTGGCCGCATCCAGGGAGTTCCGAGTGACACCTCGGGCTGATCTGAGAGCTCTGGGAACTCTGGAGATCGTCTACGAAGGGCCCTACTCCGTTGGACCTGGCGGCGAACGCATTAGGATCTACACCACGGAGCGGCATGCCGAGATGATGCGCGAGTTTGGCTTGGAACCGCTGGACTCGGTCGGATCTGGAACGAGGGCCAGCGTCGGCGCCACAACCGCCGGACTCCGTTCCTCGTGCTTCGTCGAGACCTCCTGCAGCCTGGTCACGGACGACACCTTCAAGTCGTACGCGATGATCGCCGAAGAATTGGACCAGATCGCCGCGGAACACTCGGCCATCGAGACGTATGGGATAGGACGGACGTACTTGAACGGAAGTCCCAACACGATTCGCGCCATTCAGTTCGGTCCCTACGAGCCCATTGAGAAACCTCCCACCATCTACGTCATCGCAACCCAGCATGCGAGGGAATGGATGGCCATGGCTACCGCGCTTCAGCTGTCCCGTTACCTACTAGATGTCGTCGCCACCGGCTACGTGAATGGTCAAGACTTCACTGGCCTAAGAGACGACCTCAACATGGCTTCGCTCGTGATCGTCCCGGTAGCGAACCCGGATGGCTATGATCACACGCGCAATGGATTCAGATCGTGGCGCGGCAACCGCGATACAGTCGACTGCGATCACGGAGTGGATCTCAACAGGAACCACACTGCACTGCACGGCGAGTTGGCCGATACACCCGTCCGGTGCGCAGCTGATACGACGCATCCGGGATGGAGCGCTGGCTCGGAATGGGAGACACAGGCGATCGAGTCTCTCATCGCCGGCACGCTCTCCGGTCACTCGCAGGAACCGATCGCCGTCCTGGACTATCACGCATATGGCAACCTGCTGATCCATCCCGCCGGATACAAACCTGGTACCGATAGCATCGGACCCCGCTGCGGCCTCACCATGGCCGATTTTAACTGCATCTCGGCCGACCATGCCCTAACACGGCAGTTCTTCGGCGACACTCACTCGAACGTGCACGTGGACACTGTCTCGCCGGGCGGACCGTTTCCCTACTTTCGTGATTCTGCAAGGAACATCCTCTACACTGCGTCCGGAACGCTCGACGAGCACGCCGCTCATGGCCTGTCGCCGACGCTTGCCGCTGCCGTCGAGCTTCCGTCGGGATGCACCAACTTCTACATCGAGTGTGACCCCAACGCCGATGAAATCATCAAGGAGGCCGCGACCGACCAACTGCGGGCAATTGCGCGCATGGTTTCCGCCGCTTCCTCACTCGAGTCGACGTCTCCAAGCATAGCCTATGGACCGCAGACCGTCGGCACCTTTGCGTCCGGTCTCTGGACACGGGAGTTCGCTCCGGCTTCGGGGTTCGACGAGCTCACGGCACGAGCCACTTTTACGAAGGCCGTGTGGGAGCACTCCGACACCGGGAGCTTGATGAGCTCGATCGGTGGAGTGAACCGCAGCTACGAGTCCGCTCGTGTTGGCGTGCAGTACCACATGTACTCCCTCACGGCTGCGGCCGGCGAGTTCGATCCGCTATGCGTCCCGTGCGAGATAGAGTCCTTCAACAATGGGATGGAGGGAATCGACAGGGGGCTGGACTGCGACGGTTGCATTGACCTCTGTGAGCCCGGAAGGATGGTCGCATCAAATTGGGAAATGAAGGAGGGATCACGCGGTGGCGCCAGCGACTGTTGGTGGCAGCCTATAGCTGACGATGGCTTCCTCCTTCACCCAGGTGGGGGTGCCCCCTTCGGGTCGTCCACAACGCATTGCCATTTCACGTTTTCCGTCCTGTGGGGAAACAATGGTTCGTGCGATCTCGAGGTCCAGCGACAGACGGCGACAAACGGATGGGAAACCGTATACAGCGTTGGCTACTCGAAGCCGTACCCGTCCGCTTCTAGTACCCCGGACGACCGGTTCTCGAGCTTCGTGCTCGAGGCGAACAACCTGCTCAGTAGTGGTCAAGTGCCAGCCTTTCGGTTTCGCTCGCACCACGCGGGCTCGGGCACTCAGGTCTTCGATCCAATTATCTTCTGCCGTGGG
- a CDS encoding PilZ domain-containing protein: protein MTTQQHTAFASILTPPTAGTWNVLLERRALDEDDDRTVIDARPLGLRVPLVEPERLERHSQPCRQAPAEAYLEVALAPYSESNLVADLDGRVQGVFVATYRELAVGTPVEAQLCLPGGVQLTARATVTWSRAERTGRPGLGLQLERLDASDADLLQTFAAYREPELYV, encoded by the coding sequence ATGACGACGCAGCAGCACACCGCCTTCGCCTCCATCCTCACCCCGCCCACCGCCGGCACCTGGAACGTGCTCCTCGAGCGGCGCGCGCTGGACGAGGACGACGACCGCACCGTCATCGACGCGCGCCCCCTCGGCCTGCGCGTGCCCCTCGTCGAGCCCGAGCGCCTCGAGCGTCACAGCCAGCCCTGCCGCCAGGCCCCCGCGGAGGCCTACCTCGAGGTCGCCCTCGCGCCCTACAGCGAGTCCAACCTCGTCGCCGACCTCGACGGCCGCGTCCAGGGCGTCTTCGTCGCCACCTACCGCGAGCTCGCCGTCGGCACTCCGGTGGAGGCCCAGCTCTGCCTCCCGGGCGGCGTCCAGCTCACCGCCCGCGCCACCGTCACCTGGAGCCGCGCCGAGCGCACCGGCCGCCCCGGCCTCGGCCTCCAGCTCGAGCGCCTCGACGCCAGCGACGCCGATCTGTTGCAGACCTTCGCCGCCTACCGCGAGCCCGAGCTCTACGTCTGA
- a CDS encoding serine/threonine-protein kinase, with protein sequence MGRGTCPRVGISPKPAPDTRPESPKALGTTPHPTQPRNTGPVLLDPGAVIGGKYEIERVLGIGGHGVVYAARDLEESFDVAIKLLSHPTGRIPAAISRLRLEREAEILQKIAHPNVVHVHAIGWLDEDRPFLVMERLHGRSVHDDLVEHGVMDPPEAFALVQPVMDALSLAHAHGIVHRDLKPANLFLEEDGTAKLLDFGVSTVEARDDRLTHPGDVLGTPAYLAPEQLTPHVGIDGRTDVYGMGVTLYEMITGRLPFEESAALLFESILFDPPVPPSVYRPGLGADIDAILLRAMSKSPERRFETMKTFSDALEASTFTEERPRKSDIRALGAGERERRRVRAATGATHSSD encoded by the coding sequence ATGGGGCGTGGTACCTGCCCGCGGGTGGGGATCTCTCCAAAACCCGCGCCCGATACGCGCCCCGAGTCTCCGAAGGCCCTCGGCACGACGCCTCACCCGACGCAGCCCCGCAACACGGGACCGGTGCTGCTGGATCCGGGGGCGGTGATCGGGGGGAAGTACGAGATCGAGCGGGTGCTGGGCATCGGCGGGCACGGGGTGGTCTACGCGGCGCGGGACCTCGAGGAGAGCTTCGACGTGGCCATCAAGCTGCTGTCGCACCCGACGGGGCGGATCCCCGCCGCGATCTCGAGGCTGCGGCTGGAGCGGGAGGCGGAGATCCTGCAGAAGATCGCGCACCCGAACGTGGTGCACGTGCACGCGATCGGGTGGCTCGACGAGGACCGGCCGTTCCTTGTGATGGAGCGGCTTCACGGCCGGAGCGTGCACGACGATCTGGTGGAGCACGGGGTGATGGATCCGCCCGAGGCGTTCGCGCTGGTGCAGCCGGTGATGGACGCGCTCTCGCTCGCCCACGCGCACGGGATCGTGCACCGGGATCTGAAGCCGGCGAACCTGTTCCTGGAGGAGGACGGGACGGCGAAGCTGCTCGACTTCGGGGTCAGCACGGTCGAGGCGCGCGACGACCGGCTGACGCACCCGGGCGACGTGCTCGGGACGCCGGCGTATCTGGCGCCGGAGCAGCTGACCCCGCACGTGGGCATCGATGGGCGCACGGACGTCTACGGGATGGGCGTGACGCTCTACGAGATGATCACGGGGCGGCTGCCGTTCGAGGAGAGCGCGGCGCTCCTGTTCGAGTCGATCCTGTTCGACCCGCCGGTGCCGCCGAGCGTCTACCGGCCGGGGCTCGGCGCCGACATCGACGCCATCCTGCTGCGCGCGATGAGCAAATCCCCCGAGCGGCGCTTCGAGACGATGAAGACGTTCTCGGACGCGCTCGAGGCGAGCACGTTCACGGAGGAGCGGCCGCGCAAGTCCGACATCCGCGCGCTCGGGGCCGGGGAGCGAGAGCGCCGAAGGGTCCGGGCCGCGACGGGCGCGACGCACTCGTCGGACTGA
- a CDS encoding glycogen-binding domain-containing protein, translating into MSPAERVRRLVDGELDVVQAAALRADAERDPALAAELRAALEVQEALRSFESPEVPDDLVDGAVLRAVRHRAEVDAAPAPFWRRARSRLARPRLHPALWVGLGAVITVALFALAPRSSTPVAAPETAAEPQPETGEALVRFVLPAEGARTVAVAGDFNGWRTDDAVLEDPEGDGVFVGALRVPSGSYAYMFVVDGERWVSDPYATNYREDGFGHRNAILRVD; encoded by the coding sequence GTGAGCCCGGCCGAGCGCGTGCGTCGGCTCGTCGACGGGGAGCTCGACGTGGTGCAGGCCGCGGCGCTGCGCGCGGACGCGGAGCGGGATCCGGCCCTCGCGGCCGAGCTCCGGGCCGCTCTCGAGGTGCAGGAGGCGTTGCGATCGTTCGAGTCCCCCGAGGTCCCGGACGACCTCGTCGACGGCGCGGTCCTCCGCGCGGTGCGCCATCGCGCCGAGGTCGACGCGGCCCCCGCTCCCTTCTGGCGCCGCGCGCGGTCCAGGCTCGCGCGGCCCAGGCTGCACCCCGCGCTCTGGGTGGGGCTCGGCGCGGTGATCACCGTCGCCCTCTTCGCGCTCGCGCCGCGGTCCTCGACCCCGGTCGCGGCCCCCGAGACAGCCGCGGAGCCGCAGCCCGAGACCGGCGAGGCCCTGGTCCGCTTCGTCTTGCCGGCCGAGGGCGCGCGCACCGTGGCCGTGGCCGGCGACTTCAACGGCTGGCGGACCGACGACGCGGTGCTCGAGGATCCCGAAGGGGACGGCGTCTTCGTGGGCGCCCTGCGCGTGCCCAGCGGCTCCTATGCTTACATGTTCGTGGTGGACGGAGAGCGCTGGGTCAGCGACCCCTACGCGACGAACTACCGCGAGGATGGGTTCGGCCATCGGAACGCGATCCTTCGCGTGGATTAG
- a CDS encoding sigma-70 family RNA polymerase sigma factor yields MAAALDSVRPAAPDAAHAAAHDERRWVRDALDGDARAFRRIVEAHHRPLYLMAVRLLGHPEDARDVVQDSFAKAYVSLARYDGNHRLTTWLHRIALNGCRDFLKSAKRRERAAGDDPVLERADERPDPEEELERGRRAEWLHTALAELRPSYREALVLKDLQGLSYRDMRAITGTPITALKIRVVRARKRLRAALEEAP; encoded by the coding sequence GTGGCGGCGGCCCTCGATAGTGTTCGGCCGGCGGCGCCCGACGCGGCGCACGCGGCAGCGCATGACGAGCGCCGCTGGGTGCGGGACGCGCTCGACGGCGACGCGCGCGCCTTCCGGCGCATCGTCGAGGCCCACCACCGGCCCCTCTACCTCATGGCCGTCCGCCTGCTCGGCCACCCCGAGGACGCGCGCGACGTCGTGCAGGACAGCTTCGCCAAGGCCTACGTGAGCCTCGCCCGCTACGACGGGAACCACCGCCTCACCACGTGGCTCCACCGCATCGCGCTCAACGGCTGCCGGGACTTCCTCAAGAGCGCCAAGCGGCGCGAGCGGGCCGCCGGCGACGACCCCGTGCTCGAGCGCGCCGACGAGCGGCCCGACCCGGAGGAGGAGCTCGAGCGCGGTCGGCGCGCGGAGTGGCTGCACACCGCGCTGGCCGAGCTGCGCCCCTCCTACCGCGAGGCGCTCGTGCTCAAGGACCTGCAGGGCCTCTCCTACCGCGACATGAGGGCGATCACCGGCACCCCGATCACCGCCCTGAAGATCCGGGTGGTGCGCGCGCGCAAGCGGCTGCGGGCGGCCCTCGAGGAGGCGCCGTGA